A genomic window from Lotus japonicus ecotype B-129 chromosome 1, LjGifu_v1.2 includes:
- the LOC130733149 gene encoding protein FATTY ACID EXPORT 6-like yields the protein MHDFCFTIPYGLLLVGGGAFGYIHKGSIPSLLGGVVSGLLLIVAGYISLNAFGKRKNSYFALFLETVCATALTWVMGQRYMETSKVMPAGVVAGISGLMTLFYLYKLATGGNHLPAKAD from the exons ATGCACGATTTCTGCTTCACGATTCCTTACGGGTTGCTGTTGGTAGGTGGTGGAGCATTCGGGTACATCCACAAAGGAAGCATCCCTTCTCTGCTCGGAGGTGTTGTCTCTGGTTTGCTCCTCATCGTCGCTGGATACATCAGTCTCAATGCCTTCGGCAAACGGAAGAACTCTTACTTTGCTCTGTTTCTTGAGACCG TTTGTGCAACCGCTCTAACTTGGGTCATGGGGCAGCGTTACATGGAAACGTCCAAGGTTATGCCTGCTGGTGTTGTTGCAGGAATCAG TGGTCTCATGACTTTGTTTTATCTCTACAAACTAGCAACTGGTGGCAACCATCTACCTGCCAAGGCTGACTGA
- the LOC130733151 gene encoding taxadiene 5-alpha hydroxylase-like, producing MSVFLVSFLLLIPILLLLRTRSKPSKRIPPGSLGIPIIGQSLGLLRAMRANTAENWVGERIKKYGPVSKLSLFGKPTVLIYGQAANKFMFSSGGDTIANQQTQSIKMILGDRSLLELSGVDHSRVRGALISFLKPDSLKRYVGKMDEEVRRHIEMNWQGKQQVKVLPLMKKLTFNIICSLLFGIERGKQRNQFLTSFEALMEGMWSVPVNVPFTRYNRSLRESARIQNMLKEIVHMKKIEQEKNGASAHQDLISCLLGMYDEDGKQVITEKEIIQNCMLVMVAGHDTSSILITFIVRLLANEPDICAAVLQEQEEIAKGKPSGGEPLTWEDLSKMKYTWRVAQETLRMVPPVFGGFRKAATDIEYGGYFIPKGWQIFWVTALTHMDNSIFPEPSKFDPSRFENQASIPPYNFIPFGGGARICPGYELSRIETLVTIHYLVTRFSWKLSSDNFFKRDPMPVPTQGLPIEIWPRKNS from the exons ATGAGTGTTTTTCTTGTTAGTTTCCTCTTACTCATTCCAATACTCCTTCTGCTTAGAACAAGAAGCAAACCATCCAAAAGGATCCCTCCAGGTTCACTAGGAATACCAATTATTGGTCAAAGCCTTGGCCTTCTTCGCGCTATGCGTGCCAACACTGCAGAAAACTGGGTTGGAGAAAGAATCAAGAAGTATGGTCCTGTTTCAAAACTAAGCCTCTTTGGAAAACCAACAGTTTTGATCTATGGACAAGCTGCTAACAAGTTCATGTTCTCAAGTGGTGGTGACACCATTGCTAACCAGCAAACACAGTCCATCAAAATGATCTTGGGTGACAGGAGCTTGCTGGAACTGAGTGGTGTAGATCACAGCAGAGTCAGAGGTGCACTTATATCATTCTTGAAGCCAGATTCCTTGAAGAGATATGTAGGGAAAATGGATGAAGAAGTTAGGAGACACATAGAGATGAATTGGCAAGGGAAACAACAGGTTAAG GTATTACCCCTAATGAAGAAGCTTACATTCAACATAATTTGCTCTCTTCTGTTTGGTATTGAGCGTGGAAAACAAAGAAATCAATTCCTAACCTCATTCGAAGCATTGATGGAAGGAATGTGGTCAGTCCCAGTTAACGTTCCTTTCACTCGCTACAACCGCAGCCTCAGAGAAAGTGCAAGGATCCAGAACATGTTGAAGGAGATTGTGcacatgaagaagattgaacaGGAGAAAAATGGAGCCTCTGCCCACCAAGACTTAATCAGCTGCTTGCTTGGCATGTATGACGAAGATGGAAAACAAGTTAtaactgagaaggaaatcattCAAAATTGTATGCTTGTCATGGTGGCTGGACATGACACTTCATCTATTCTAATCACTTTCATTGTCAGACTCTTGGCTAATGAACCAGATATTTGTGCAGCAGTTCTTCAAG AACAGGAAGAGATAGCAAAAGGCAAGCCCTCAGGAGGAGAACCACTCACATGGGAAGACCTTTCAAAGATGAAGTACACCTGGAGAGTAGCACAAGAAACTCTTAGGATGGTTCCTCCAGTATTTGGTGGCTTCAGAAAAGCTGCAACAGATATTGAATATGGTGGTTACTTTATACCCAAAGGGTGGCAG attttctGGGTTACAGCATTGACCCACATGGACAACAGCATTTTCCCAGAACCATCAAAGTTTGATCCAAGTAGATTTGAAAACCAAGCATCCATCCCACCCTACAACTTCATACCATTTGGTGGGGGAGCAAGAATATGTCCAGGGTATGAGCTTTCCAGGATTGAAACTCTCGTGACAATTCATTACCTCGTGACCCGGTTCAGTTGGAAACTATCCTCAGATAATTTCTTCAAAAGGGATCCAATGCCAGTACCCACTCAAGGATTGCCAATTGAAATTTGGCCCAGGAAAAATTCTTAG
- the LOC130733152 gene encoding taxadiene 5-alpha hydroxylase-like: MSVFLVSFLLLIPILLLLRTRSKSSERVPPGSLGIPIIGQSLGLLRAMRANTAENWVEERIKKYGPVSKLSLFGKPTVLIYGQAANKFMFSSGGDTIVNQQTQSIKMILGDRSLLELSGVDHSRVRGALVSFLKPDSLKRYVEKMDVEVRRHLEIYWQGKQQVKVLPLMKKLTFNIICSLLFGIERGKQRDQFLTSFKALNEGMWSVPVNVPFTRYNSSLRESARIQNMLKDIVHMKKIEQEKNGASAHQDLISCLLGMYDEDGKQVITEKEIIQNCMLVMVAGHDTSSILITFIVRLLANEPDICAAVLQEQEEIAKGKPSGGEPLTWEDLSKMKYTWRVAQETLRMVPPVFGGFRKAATDIEYGGYFIPKGWQIFWVTALTHMDNSIFPEPSKFDPSRFENQASIPPYNFIPFGGGARICPGYELSRIETLVTIHYLVTRFSWKLSSDNFFKRDPMPVPTQGLPIEIWPRKNS, encoded by the exons ATGAGTGTTTTTCTTGTTAGTTTCCTCTTACTCATCCCAATTCTCCTTCTGCTTAGAACAAGAAGCAAATCATCAGAAAGGGTCCCTCCAGGTTCACTTGGAATACCAATTATTGGTCAAAGCCTTGGCCTTCTTCGCGCTATGCGAGCCAACACTGCGGAAAACTGGGTTGAAGAGAGAATCAAGAAGTATGGTCCTGTTTCAAAGCTAAGCCTCTTTGGGAAACCAACAGTTTTGATCTATGGACAAGCTGCTAACAAGTTCATGTTCTCAAGTGGTGGTGACACCATTGTTAACCAGCAAACACAGTCCATCAAAATGATCTTGGGTGATAGGAGCTTGCTGGAACTGAGTGGGGTAGACCACAGCAGAGTCAGAGGTGCACTTGTTTCATTCTTGAAGCCAGATTCCTTGAAGAGATATGTAGAGAAAATGGATGTAGAAGTTAGGAGGCACCTTGAGATTTATTGGCAAGGGAAACAGCAGGTCAAG GTATTACCCCTAATGAAGAAGCTTACATTCAACATAATTTGCTCTCTTCTGTTTGGTATTGAGCGTGGAAAACAAAGAGATCAATTCCTAACCTCATTCAAAGCATTGAATGAAGGAATGTGGTCAGTCCCAGTTAACGTTCCTTTCACTCGCTACAACAGCAGCCTCAGAGAAAGTGCAAGGATCCAGAACATGTTGAAGGATATTGTGcacatgaagaagattgaacaGGAGAAAAATGGAGCCTCTGCCCACCAAGACTTAATCAGCTGCTTGCTTGGCATGTATGACGAAGATGGAAAACAAGTTAtaactgagaaggaaatcattCAAAATTGTATGCTTGTCATGGTGGCTGGACATGACACTTCATCTATTCTAATCACTTTCATTGTCAGACTCTTAGCTAATGAACCAGATATTTGTGCAGCAGTTCTTCAAG AACAGGAAGAAATAGCAAAAGGCAAGCCCTCAGGAGGAGAACCACTCACATGGGAAGACCTTTCAAAGATGAAGTACACCTGGAGAGTAGCACAAGAAACTCTTAGGATGGTTCCTCCAGTATTTGGTGGCTTCAGAAAAGCTGCAACAGATATTGAATATGGTGGTTACTTTATACCCAAAGGGTGGCAG attttctGGGTTACAGCATTGACCCACATGGACAACAGCATTTTCCCAGAACCATCAAAGTTTGATCCAAGTAGATTTGAAAACCAAGCATCCATCCCACCCTACAACTTCATACCATTTGGTGGGGGAGCAAGAATATGTCCAGGGTATGAGCTTTCCAGGATTGAAACTCTCGTGACAATTCATTACCTCGTGACCCGGTTCAGTTGGAAACTATCCTCAGATAATTTCTTCAAAAGGGATCCAATGCCAGTACCCACTCAAGGATTGCCAATTGAAATTTGGCCCAGGAAAAATTCTTAG